Proteins from a single region of Xyrauchen texanus isolate HMW12.3.18 chromosome 7, RBS_HiC_50CHRs, whole genome shotgun sequence:
- the LOC127646159 gene encoding protein FAM83C-like — MTSSEPWRAANHTRKPLGKLASRLEEVKNPWRHGSALELSHNETARLATDALLEQGENEYRKVLNEEREVNFLSSLEIRYITENVAKTCSTDSGTNGVDMEDGDTVSELTSGTYFPMMSEEEPPILELGWPDVSNRTGPTETQIYFQRDKSQNVKDLIRSLISKAKKVIAIVMDIFTDVDLFCDLMEACNKRRVPVYILLDEKNLCHFLSMCTELDIQNSHLNNMRIRSVSGDTYCTKSGKKFTGQIQEKFMIIDCEEVIAGSYSFTWLSAQVHSNMLMQFSGHITDCFDREFRCMYANSQIIDRFHNPDEEGLPCYPYNMMAPNLGLDFLPDYSSKELVYSENSSSQSSGSVSSIKAAPPGIKSVYKVTRDKKTLENSQKSTDRKGVISPGHKLPQGKPIGKGSPIGSQTVEHHSLGLDQSSGVEWSKMGAAEYIRSNIAGQTSKFQAMGLYNSPKPPSQQSPPESKISPKHRSPVTNPFFSKFTEIFTPSTKDKDPHAFQKLPTHTSPYGGPDLSQNEPESMQGPPPPSPMPKDRLGQDKGIHRRDEKRMTLGHSKLDLVNQYNKMKSKQVYSRFELKNNIPH; from the exons ATGACCAGCTCAGAGCCTTGGCGCGCAGCGAACCATACGCGAAAACCACTCGGCAAGCTCGCCAGCAGACTGGAGGAGGTGAAGAACCCTTGGAGACATGGATCGGCACTCGAACTGAGCCACAATGAAACCGCACGGCTCGCCACGGACGCGCTCTTGGAACAGGGGGAAAATGAATATAGAAAAGTCCTAAATGAAGAAAGAGAAGTGAACTTTCTCTCCTCGCTGGAAATACGCTATATCACCGAAAATGTGGCCAAGACCTGCAGCACGGACAGCGGCACTAATGGAGTGGACATGGAGGATGGAGACACGGTGTCCGAACTCACTTCGGGGACTTACTTTCCCATGATGTCCGAAGAGGAGCCTCCGATTTTGGAGTTGGGCTGGCCCGATGTCTCCAACCGAACTGGCCCCACAGAGACGCAGATATACTTTCAGAGGGACAAGTCCCAAAATGTCAAAGATCTCATTCGATCTCTCATCAGTAAAGCAAAGAAG GTTATCGCTATAGTCATGGATATATTTACTGATGTGGACTTGTTTTGTGACTTAATGGAGGCCTGCAACAAGCGCCGGGTTCCAGTTTATATTCTACTGGACGAGAAGAATCTCTGCCATTTTTTGAGTATGTGCACAGAACTCGACATCCAGAATTCACACCTGAAT AATATGCGGATAAGAAGTGTAAGTGGTGACACATATTGCACCAAAAGTGGGAAGAAATTCACGGGTCAAATTCAGGAGAAATTCATGATCATTGACTGTGAGGAAGTCATAGCTGGATCGTATAG TTTTACATGGCTCTCTGCTCAGGtccatagcaacatgctaatgcaaTTCTCCGGACACATTACTGACTGCTTCGATCGGGAATTCCGCTGCATGTATGCCAACTCTCAAATAATAGACCGTTTCCACAATCCAGATGAAGAAGGTCTACCTTGTTACCCTTACAACATGATGGCACCAAACTTGGGGCTGGACTTTCTCCCAGACTATAGCAGCAAAGAGCTAGTGTATTCCGAGAATTCCAGTAGCCAATCAAGTGGTAGCGTTTCCAGCATCAAAGCTGCTCCTCCAGGTATCAAATCTGTTTACAAAGTCACACGTGACAAAAAGACCCTAGAAAACTCACAAAAGAGTACTGACCGGAAAGGGGTCATAAGTCCAGGGCACAAATTGCCTCAAGGAAAACCGATTGGAAAAGGTTCTCCCATTGGTAGTCAGACTGTGGAACACCACTCTTTAGGATTAGATCAGTCTTCTGGTGTGGAATGGTCCAAGATGGGAGCAGCAGAGTACATCCGGTCAAACATTGCTGGACAAACATCTAAATTTCAGGCAATGGGTCTCTACAACTCTCCAAAACCTCCATCTCAACAGTCTCCACCTGAAAGCAAAATCTCCCCAAAACATCGCAGTCCCGTCACCAACCCCTTCTTCAGTAAGTTCACTGAAATCTTCACCCCTTCCACAAAGGACAAGGATCCCCATGCCTTCCAGAAGTTGCCCACACATACCTCTCCGTATGGTGGTCCGGATCTTTCTCAGAACGAGCCAGAGAGTATGCAGGGACCTCCTCCACCGAGTCCCATGCCAAAAGACAGACTGGGTCAGGATAAAGGGATTCATCGGCGTGACGAGAAACGCATGACTTTAGGTCATAGCAAATTGGACCTTGTGAACCAATACAACAAGATGAAATCCAAACAGGTATATAGTCGTTTTGAGCTAAAGAACAACATACCTCATTAA